Below is a genomic region from Salmo trutta chromosome 19, fSalTru1.1, whole genome shotgun sequence.
tctgaagcactccaccaatcaggcctttatggtggagtggccagacagaagccacttctcagtaaaaggcacatgacagcccgcttggagttatccaaaaggctcctaaaaggactctcagaccatgagaaacaagattctctggtctgatgaaaccaagattgaactctttggcctgaatgtcaagcatcatctctggaggaaaccaggcatgaatgtttatgcaacaaatgttagtGTATCGCATCTATTCATTTTGTAATTAAACCAAATCTTACCGAATCAGTTCAAACTAAAATGTATGGTTCCTGTATCGTATCAGAGCCCATGTACTGTATCTCGATACGTATCGAATTGTCTgggaaagatgcacatccctagTAGTTGGATCTTAGTGTGGTTTCATGCCTTTGTGTTTGGACCAACAGGCCTGTGTGGTAAAGAGGGAGTTCAGTAAGGCAGAGCAGCTGATAAAGCATGCTGTTTTCCTGGCACGGTAAGTTAGGTTCACCacactttttgtttgtttgttgtagtCCTTGTCTCTGTCTCCTTTAGTAATGTCTGTTTCCTTATCGTTTCTGCAGTGAGCATTTTGGACACAAGCATCCCAAATATTCAGACACTCTCCTTGATTATGGGTTTTATTTGCTGAATGTGGATAACATCTGCCAATCAGTTGCAATATACCAGGTGAGTGAGTCAGTCTGAGATGTCGATAGACAGCAGAGAGGGTGTATCAGATGTGTGATATTGAAACTGTGTTAATATTCCAGACGGCTCTAGATATCCGGCAGTCGGTTTTCGGGGGAAAGAATATCCATGTGGCCACAGCACACGAGGATCTGGCATACTCCTCCTATGTCCATCTGTACAGCTCTGGAAAATTTGACAACGCGCTGTGAGTAatcaaccaggggtactaggacccctgggggtacttggcctatccacagggggtatttgaagactcatgagaccatagctTTACTGGTAAAATGGACATGAGGGGTTACTTCTAGTGAAATccaggcagagcaaaattcagttggtggtacagtaaccgagaaaggttgagaaccactgctgtAAGGTACTTGTTGTCCATTTGATGTTATGTATGTACTTTTAGTCTCTCTTGTATTTGGAAGTTCATGCAGGGCCATTGCAGTTTCCCTCCCAAAAGTGATGTTCCTGCCTTATTCTGTTTCCTAGGAAATGTTTGTGCTTTAGCTACTGTGTCACAGAGTTAAATCTGTTTCTCTGCTGTGCCCCCTGGGTATGTTGTGTACAGATTCCACGCAGAGAGGGCCATAGACATCATCACTCACATTCTTCCAGAGGATCATCTGCTGCTGGCCTCCTCCAAAAGAGTCAAAGGTAAAACGGCTTTCACAACCATCTGTTTATTCCTGTCCCACGTTGTCTGTGATGGGCACGATGATGTCTGTGATTCTCAACTGCTGCCGAGTCAATTACTGAAGAGGAGTTGTTTTTATTTTGGAGGAGAGGTCCGTGTTATTTGGATTAGATCAGTTGACAcctttttcatttttcatttcctAACTAACTTGAGGTGTACGTCTGACTCTGTACCTCTTCTGACTGCTGTGCTGCTCACTCAGCTCTGATCCTGGAGGAGATTGCTATTGACTGCCACAACaaggaaacagaggagaggctgcTCCAGGATGCCCatgacctccacctctcctccctccagctgGCCAAGAAAGCCTTCGGGGAGTTTAATGTTCAGACAGCGAAACACTATGGCAACCTGGGCCGCCTCTACCAATCCATGAggaagttcaaggtcagaatcaGATCATCCCTCCCTTCCAACCCCTGAGACAAGTGTCTGTAGAAAGCATGCAGAAGGTGACCTGTGACACACTTTCATCATAAACAGCCATCCAAATGTTCACCAGAGTGTTTACGAACCCTGTGACCCACTTTTGGAGCAGGAATCTGCTCTCTAAGTAGGCTAAAATGTCATAAGCTCTGGGGTTAAATGGTAGCTGAAAAGCTGTATACAGACCCCAAGGCTGTGGATGACTGGGAGGTCTcatctgtttttgtttttcaggAGGCAGAGGAGATGCACATCAAGGCCATCCAGATCAAGGAGCAGCTTCTGGGTCAGGAGGACTATGAGGTGGCTCTGTCTGTGGGCCACCTAGCCTCTCTCTACAACTACGACATGAACCAGTATGAAGATGCTGAGAGGCTCTACCTGCGCTCCATCGCTATCGGTCAGTCACTAGGCTAGATGGGGTCTATTTTACCGTTGTACTTTTCTTTTGTAATCTATTCTTCCTCATCCTATTCTATATTCTTACCAGAATGTGTGTTTTTTCCCCTGCAGGTAAGAAGCTGTTTGGCGAGGGCTACAGTGGACTGGAATACGACTACAGGGGCCTAATTAAACTGTACAACTCTGTGGGGAACTATGAGAAAGTCTTTGAGTACCACAATATTTTATCCAATTGGAACCGGCTGAGGGACCGGCAGTTCGCTGTGGCTGATGCCCTGGAGGACGTCAACACCAGCCCCCAGGCCACAGAGGAGGTGGTGCAGTCCTTCCTACTGTCACAGAACCATGGGGCCGGCCCACCTGCTTAGGCTTCCTACACAGACACATGCCCACACGCAGATAGAAACGCTAAGGTGTTCACAGCTCGCTTAAATCTATTGAACACACCCTCTCTCCACATCAAGTTACAGGGTTGGCCTTGCAATGGGCCACCTGGCTTTAGGGAAATGCACTATGGCCTGTGGAATGCATCTGATACAGTCTTTTTGTTGTTCTCCTGTGATCAACCCTGCAGAGAACATTTGATGGGAGGAATCACTTGCTATACACTTTGCATTACCTAACACCGCTTTCATCACTGTCAGTCTTCTGTTAGAGGAATTGAGATCAGGGGGGGAAAGAAAACAATGAGAACATAGTCTTTTATAGAATAGTACATGGGTTTTGTTTTCTGCTTCATTTTTGGTCAGAGCTTGCCCTTTATTGACCATTGATGTCCCCTGTAAGCATGGATTCAGCACCTCTTGGCTTTTTGCTTTGGTCAATTATAAAGAGCCAGAGGGACTTTTTCTGGGTGCAATCCTTATGTTATTGTGCTAATGTCATGAGGGAGTTTACAACACCTTTCATCCATGGACCAAATCTTTAGTTCTATTTCTTTTTGGAACAGCTGTTTCTGCCTCACTCTAAAGACGTTGGTGCAGTCCTTCATGCATGCGCTTAAAGGTTGTCTGTGATTTGATGAATTTGAAATGCACCAGCATGTGTTTTGAATTGGACCACAATTGTGCTCAATAGATTCGTTGGACCACTGACTTACGGAATATTTGAAAGTGTACGTTAGAGTACCTTTGCGGAATTAAAATGCCAAGTATTTATAGGGAATTTCATGAAGCTAAACCAAAAACAAGTCAGCTAAAACCTGCTGTTGAGATGACTCCTTCCCTGTCTTCCAGTGCAAATGCTCAGACTGAGACCCTCAAAACACACCGTTAACAATAGAATAGGTCTCGTGTTTTCATTTTAGAATGAAGATAGTAAAGGTAGTAGTGCTAGTGAAGGATTACCTAGTGTGAAGTAATAATGTACCCCATTTTGTATGGACTAGGTAAATAGAAATTATTGCCTTGCTTTTGAACATGCACGTCTGTCTCGTGGCTGTTAATTTTACATGTGCTGTTATAGTCCAACTGAAGTCCAAGCCTTAGCCTTAAAGGACGATCAGCCCAAGGTGCTCTTGCTCTGGTTATTAGCATGCTTGTTTCCATATGCCgacacaggacagagacaggaaggTCACATGTTTGACCTGACatgcactacatggccaaaatgatgtggacatcccttcaaattagtggatttgtctatttcagctacacccgtgctgacaggtgtaaaaaatcaaggacacagccatgcaatctctaaggacaaacaatggcagtagaatggctcatattgaaaagctcagtgactttcaatgtggcatcatcgtaggatgccacctttccaacaagtcagtttgtcaaatgtatgCCCTTGCTATAGCTGCtatggtcaactgtaagtgctattattgtgaagtggaaacgtctaggggcaacaatggctcagctgcgaagtggttggccacacaagctcacagaacaggagtGTAGGGTGTAGTGCATAAAAATCCTCTCCTTGGTTGCAACGCTctctactgagttccaaactgcctctggaagcaacgtccgcACGagctgtttgtcgggagcttcatcaAATGacgcttcatgaaatgggtttccatggccgagcagctgcacacaagcctaagatcaccatgctcaaatgccaagcgtcggctggcgtggtgtaaagctcgccgccattggactctggagcagtggaaacgcgttctctggattgatgaatcatgcttcagcatctggcagtccaacggacaaatctgtgtttgggggatgccaggagaacactacctgcccccaatgaatagtgccaactgtgccaagtttggtggaggaggaataatgaactgggctgtttttcatggttcgtgctaggccccttagttccagtgaagggaaatcttaacgctacagaatacaatgacattctagatgattatgtgcttccaactttgtggcaacagtttggggaaggccctttcttgtttcagcatgccCCCGTGCACtttatagaaatggtttgtcgatcggtgtggaagaacttgactggcctgcgcagagccctgacttcaaccccatcgaacaccttttgggatgaattggaacgtcaactgctagccaggcctaatcgcccaacatcagtgcccgacctcactaatgctcttgtggctgatggaagtaagtccccgcagaaatgttctaacatctagtggaaagcctccccagaagagtggaggctgtgatagcagcaaaggggggaccagatccatattaatgcccatgaatttggaacgagatgttcgaacagatgtctacatacttttggccatgtattGTCTCTTCAAGCGAAGACTGATCATGTTGTCCTCAAATCAAGGACACCCAGTCCTTCTGAGGGAAGACCGCCAGCACTGTTTGTCAGCCAGCTTTACTCAACAGCTTTGTTGTGAAAAGTATTGCACCATGGGTGATGAATTAGGATGAACCGAGTTGAAGCTTTGAGACAGAAGGTGACGGGGAAGGCTGTTCTGAGGCAGATCAAGGGAGAGAAATAGCATCTTAAAATCTGAACAGGTGAAGCAAATGGACTTACTCAAATTTCAACCCTTTTACCCCCCAAGTGCTTTGCCTGTGTACAtctgaaaataaaacattttagattTAGGAAATTGGATGTTCAAAAAAGTGATCCACCTCCTTGTAAACTGGGGTGGCTGGTATATGGTTGTCTTTATGTCCCTAGTTTTGTTTACAAGGCTTTAAATGTTTCTGGTGAATGTTACTGTTTGGGTCTGAATATCTAATGGTATTTGTGATTGCTGCACACATGAATTTGGGGCTGAGCCCCCCTGTCCTTTACATCTGTCAGCAAGACTGCTATAAGATTCATTGAAGACGTCTCTCTGGAACAAGGCATAGCCCTCAATCAGGAGTTTCATCTTTGTATGTTATAGGTGGAACATCTATTGAGAGTTGATCACTTCTAGACACGTTTTCCACTGAAACTGGAGCAAATGCAGCCCATGTAgcttttttatttagtttttattACGTGCTGTCTATATCCTCACATGCATTGCAAGGCGCCAGCCTTTTGTAAAGCACATTTATTTCCACACTAACATTTTAACCGTTGCTCACTCTGAAACTCCCATGTAAATAGAAGATTGTCTAATTCTAGAAGTATAACTATGGGCAAGTTTCACAGACCTACATTGAGCCCACTCTTGGACTAAATTGTACTTTTGACCAAGACTATGACGACTGTTAAGGCTAAACTTCATTTTAAAAGGTTTGCATCAGAAACTACCCTGTTTTTCATCCATAGTTAAACAATGTTCTTGAAATTTTAAGGTCTTTATTATCGAAAGGTAATTTGGCCAACTCCTGGAATCATTTAATCTTGGTCTGTGAAACTGGCCTAAATGTGTTTTTAAAAGaggttacacacacaaacacattttgaGTTTAGGTATGACTCTGAGAGAAGTATTTGCAGAAATAGATTGCAGATATTCcatacatgctgtatcagagttTTTAAAGAACTGTGGTGTGCATTAATCTTTTGAGATATTGTATTTATTGTATACTGCGTGAAGTGCTGCCTGCTGCATAGGTGTGGATACAGTCCTCTAGTAAGAGTGGGCTTTAGTGGTTGTTCATCATGACATCCATGGCTACCCAGAAAGGTAAGAGGAAATTGGTGGAATGTGTGTACTGAGAAAATGTAAATAATTTTCATTTTATGTACTGCCTTTTGCAGTACCCCTAAATTTGAACAGATGGCAACAGTGACAGACAGATGGCAACAGGTCAGCCCATTATTCTGTCATAGGATGGGATCTTTAAATGAAATTGCACAAACAATATGAAATGAAAGGACTTTAAGTAATCTCCTTTTGTTTCATATCAACACTACTgtgtttttgtacattttttcatTAACATTTTACAAAGCTCTGAAAAGATGAAGGAATATTGACATGTCTATGAATTAAAAAGACACATGTAAACGTCGACATCATTAGTGCCACAGTGCGCTTTTTTATGGATAGATGAACGTTATTTGGCTTGTGTAACGCAATGCACCACCATTAAATGATATTAAACTTGTTTGTACATTAGGAATCTGTGTCGGTTATTCTTTGGCAATAACACAAACTTACTAAAGTCAGTAAGTCTTGAATAGGTTAACTTGCTGAAATAATTCAAGGGCTTTGATGAACTCCATCCAGATGCAGCCCCGTAGCAGCCTGTAACAAAAACTAGCCTGTCACTAAACTAATACTATCGCCATCTACTGGCCGTGGTTAATCCCTACCACATGTGAACTTTTTTTCGGTCCTTGTtttccgggatccttgggacgtccccaCCCCATTTAAATTGAAAGGTAAAATGGTAATTTCCCTTTATGATAATCCTTTCCTAGCTTCCTTTCCTACTTTATTAGCATCCTTTCATCCTTTCCTAACTTAGGGAAGGAAACTATGTCCCTTTCCTTAGCTCCTTTCCTTCTTACCTAGCTCCCTTCTTCCTTTCCTAACTACTGGCCGTGGCACTaatagaacaatgagccagatgttTAATCGGATTTATAGATCTGAAGTATCCTGCTGGCGTTTCCactcaccaccaaatatggtgatgagaggaagcccagtggtcGGCAGTGAgagaagatggagcgagatggTTTTTGGCCGAATTTCTGCtcattttctcatcgatgaaacatttgatttaaaaacagttttctgttcccaaaacgaACATTTGCTGCCAACAGAGTTGACTAAGTTTTGTACACCTTACAATAtgcaaaagtaaaaaataatatatatatatatatatataaataaaaaaggaTGTTCAGAATCagtgcaagggcgaattgagttattgcacatgcgcacttcacagagtaggcgctCCCTAATGGAAATATAAAAATACTTGCTAGATTTGGAACTGTCCAGACCTGTAAGAACGAGCCAATAGCCTCTCGCCAGCTGCTCGTTTTGCCAACTATGAAAAACGGAAAGGAAAGGGAcgaggaagagaggaaagggtTCTAGGAAAGAAAATTAGGAAATTAAAGGAAAGAGAAAAGGAAGCAAGCAAAGGGAgctaggaaaggaggaaaggagcTAGGAAAATAAAGGAGATAAAGAAAGGGAGATTGGGAAGGAAGCGAGGAAATGGGGGTAGGGGAGAATAGGAAGCCAGGGAAGGAGGAAAGGAAGCTAGGAAAAGAAAGGAGATAGGAAAGGAGGTAGGGAAAGAAAGGAATCTAGGAAAGAAGCTAggaaaggagaaaaagaagggagCTAGGAAAGGACAAAAGGAAAGGGAGAGTGGAAAGGACAAAAGGAAAGGGAGCAAGGAAAGGAATCTAGGAAAGAAAATGATGGCAGAAAGGGAAGAAAGAAAAGGAACAAGGAAAGGGAGCTAGGAAAGGTGGAAATTAGCTAGGAAAAGAGATAAGGAAAGGGAACTAGGGATGGAGTTGAGGAAAGGAAgctaggaaaggaggaaaggaagcTAGGAAAGAAAAGGAAGCTAGGAAAGGAGGAAAAGAAAGGGAACCAGGAAAGGAAATGGAGCGAGGAAAGGAATCTAAGAAATAAAAGGAGGAAAGAAAATGAACAAGGAAATGAAGCAAGCAAAGGTAAAAAGGAactaggaaaggaggaaaggaagcTAGGAAATGAAAGTAATTTAggaaaggaggaaaagaaaaggagctaggaaaggaggaaaggacagtgagagagaaaaggaggaaaggaaaggaagaaGGAAAGGAAGCTAGGACAAGGGAGCTAGGAAAGTAAAAAATGAACTACGAAAGATAAGGAAAGGGAGatttggaaggaggagaggaagctaggaaaggagaggaaaggaagaaagGAATTTCAAGAACGAAAAGGAGGCGTTTACATGAATGTGGTTGAGATTAACTATGACCAGTAGAGAGGAAAGGAAGCTAAGAAATGAGGAAAGGAATCTAGGAAAGAAAAGTTCACATCTATCTGGTAGGGATTAACCACGGCCAGAAGATGGGTATTGGTTTAGTGACAGGCTTGTTTTATGGTGTTTTCAAGACAAATGGGAACTCGAAAATAACTGAGGTCAAATCATGAAGtcggtgatcttcaggtcggagctttAGAAATATCGTTTTTTCCCGGAGTACCTAGCGGTCTTGAAGCACTGATTTGGTTATCCGAGGTCCCAGTTATTTTGAACACTGCAATAGTCACTGCGGGGCTGCAGCTGGATACTATTGGCCTTGACAGGTGATCACGTGACTCAGTCGAAGAGGCATCGGCAAAGCTTCGGTATACGCAAGGCTAGCTAGACATTATTAGATAGTTTTGACCGCAGTGTACAAGCTAGTTAAACGAACAAAGCAGTTGCTAGCTGCCTTTTATATTTGTAAGGCTGCTGCTATGAAATGAGGAAAACATGGGAGCCAAAGAGTCAAGGATAGGTTTCCTTTCGTATGACGAGGCTATCAACAGAGGTAAACATAATTGACAATTTGCTAAccttggctagctagctgtcaACATTAGCGTTAGATTCATTAGCTAGCAGGCTAACTTAGCTTAGGCTAGCTCTGTTGGATGGGTAATACGTTGCTAAccttactagctagctaacgttagggcAGGcaattaactagctaacgttagtggaCTAAGGTTTAATTCAAATGGGTAGCTAGTACTGCTAGCTCCAGGCTAGCATTAACGGTAATAAGACGCAGTACTGCGGTTAGCTAGTTTATATACTATTCTTTCTTTTTTGTACCCTAAAAATGTACGTTACAGTACTGCCTTCGGGATCAGGATAGGTTGATGATGACATAGGTATTGGGGAGAGGCCAACGACCGGAAAATAAGGCCTAGAGCTACTAGTAGCTAGCAATCTACAGTAACTGTCAGTGTCCTGTCATCTAGAAGTGCATGAATGACACCACCAAGTAGGGAGCTGCACTGAGAGGCTAACGTTAACTGTTTGTTGACATTGTCAATTTTAcccgttttctccccaatttcgtggtatcgaattggtagttaaagtcttgtctcgtcgctgcaactccagtatggactcgggagaggcgaaggtcgagagccgtgcgtcccctGAAACGCAACCCAACCAAACCGATGGTACTGGGCCAattgggtctcccggtcgcggccggctacgacagagcctggactcgaacccagaatctctagtggcacagctagcactgcgatacaTTGTCAATTTAATAACGTTTTTTTGCATACGTTTACTGGCAAGagtcatattcaacgggtgttgggCGTTAATTATTAAGTctgttattctgcgctctggcacactcggACAAAAGTGCTTTTAAATcggagtatttgtatttattagggatccccgactcttcctggggtccaaggCACTTacatataaaacagtacatcatataacataattacaccactacatatctataatacCACCAtgcaacaatattacaatgtaggtgtgtgtagagtgcatagatagccagagtgaatttatcaACAAACCCTGTGTCTTTCTGGTGCTCTTAAGTTTTCAATTTATCATATTCATGGTATGTTATGATATTCAGGCCTAGCCTAAAGCTGGAACAGCAACTGTGCAATCAGGGACCTGTAAGGCCatcttttaaatgtttttatttgtgtttaactagtcagttaagaaataattcttatttacaatgatggcctacccctgccaaaccctaccccggacgacactgggtaaattgtgcgccgccctatgggactcccaatcagttgtgatacagcccacgatcaaaccagggtctgtagtgatgcctctagcactgagatgcatgcCTTAGACCGAGGCGCCACTCTAGAGCCCTATCGATAGTTAGAGCTGACAGAGCTAACTAGTAGTAGCTATACTGACGAtgatggtgtatgtgtgtgtctgacagtaCTGTATCGTTGACATTGTCTGTCTGGTGCTGTGCCAATGTTTAATTTTATCGTATTCatgatgataaaaaaaataagttaagtacgaataggcattggtctgaagatgaaaaagaaaggaaattcacatgagcaccacaatgtcTATTCCACCCATGTTTTCCAGCACACTGCTTTGACCTACTACAATAGCTATGTTGGTATTGTGCTTCAAATTACGTATGAGTAGGCAGGTTGCTTAgaattcaaaccttctcaaacagcctaattcaaactcttagaggaggtgcttccacaataatgtgatttgtaccgCATACAAGGTAAAGTATTGGATTCTTCACACACCACAGTATGACATTATCCCATTACGCTACCTTTTTCATACTTTTAAAATTAAATGAATGCAAGCTTTGGTTTTATACTTACAATACCATCAGGCTTGATTGAGCTGTTTTTTCTTGTGGTAATGTGGTGCCTGCCTGTATTTCcttaaacctttattttagcaaaaCATGTAATCATAATAACATCCTTTTTTTGGTCAGTAGTTGCCCATCATAACAGAAAGTGGTGGTGTGTTGGACACAGTAGCTCAGatagatagagcctgtctgcattcctgATTTCTGTAACTGTTAGCTTACCTCTGCAATATTGAATTAAGCTCAGAATCACTTATGTTTCAAACATGGTTCTGTTTTATCAATTGCTGTGCTGATCAATGGAAAGTTTATTACCTCTGTCAAATAATATGTACTTCTTTTTGCAATAAATGTGGTGAAGCATCAACAATACACGTTTATAGTAGGCCTATATCTAAAAATGCATACAGCCAAATTTATTTAGattaacaaggcagttaacccactgttccccagtaggctgtcattgtaaataggaatttgtttttaaatgacttgcctagttaaataactaaaataaatatatacagtaccagtcaaaagtttggacacctactcattccagggttttatactattttctacattgtagaataatagtgaagacatcaaaattctgaaataacacatggaattatgtagtatcaaaaagcgttaaacaaatcaatatatattttatatttgagattcctcaaagaagcccctctttgccttgatgacagcgttgcacactcttggtattctctcaactagcttcatgcgGTAGTTttctagaatgcatttcaatttataGGTAtaccttgttaagttaatttgtggaatttctttccttcttattgtgTTAGAGTCAATCAGTGGTGTTGTGACAAGGtcgaggtggtatacagaagatagccctatttagtgaaagaccaagtccatattatggcaagaacagtacaaataagcaaagagaaacaactgtccatcattactataagacatgaaggtcagttaatccggaaaatttcaaggactttgaaggtttcttcaagtgcagtcgcaaaaaccatcaagcgctatgatgaaactggctctcaccacaggaaaggaagacccagagttacctctgctgcagagcctcagaaattgcagcccaaataaatgctcacagaattcaaataacagacacatgtcaacatgtaaacatcaactgttcaggggagactgtgtgactcaggccttcatggtcgaattgctgcaaagaaaccacgattaaaggacaccaataataagaagagacttgcttgggccaagaaacacgagcaatggacattagactggtggaaatatgtcctttggtctgatgagtccaaatttgagatttttgtttccaacagccatgtctttgtgagacgatgagtaggtgaaaggatgatctctgcatgtgtggttcccaccgtgaagcatggaggaggaggtgtgatggtgtgggtgtgcctTCCTGGTGCCACTGTCtaacttatttagaattcaaggcacacttaaccagcatgactaccacagcattctgcatcgatac
It encodes:
- the LOC115154590 gene encoding amyloid protein-binding protein 2, with amino-acid sequence MAALELEWIPETLYNTAISAVVDNYSRSRRDIRSLPENIQFDVYYKLYQQGRLCQLGGEFCELEVFAKVLRASDKRHLLHHCFQALMDHGVKVASVLANSFSRRCSYIAESDAHVKEKAIQFGFVLGGFLSDAGWYGDAEKVFLSCLQLCTLHDEVLHWYRAVECCVRLLHVRNGNCKYHLGEETVKLAQLYMDKLAKHGHQANKAALYGELCALLFAKSHYDEAYRWCIEAMKEITVGLPVKVVVDVLRQASKACVVKREFSKAEQLIKHAVFLAREHFGHKHPKYSDTLLDYGFYLLNVDNICQSVAIYQTALDIRQSVFGGKNIHVATAHEDLAYSSYVHLYSSGKFDNALFHAERAIDIITHILPEDHLLLASSKRVKALILEEIAIDCHNKETEERLLQDAHDLHLSSLQLAKKAFGEFNVQTAKHYGNLGRLYQSMRKFKEAEEMHIKAIQIKEQLLGQEDYEVALSVGHLASLYNYDMNQYEDAERLYLRSIAIGKKLFGEGYSGLEYDYRGLIKLYNSVGNYEKVFEYHNILSNWNRLRDRQFAVADALEDVNTSPQATEEVVQSFLLSQNHGAGPPA